One window from the genome of Luteithermobacter gelatinilyticus encodes:
- a CDS encoding alpha/beta fold hydrolase, whose product MTEQKLVGHTVFGSGPEKVIVLHGWWGDHSAYANIFPYLDTDTFSYVFMDYRGYGKSRSMTGEHSIKEIAQDVLALADHLGWPKFHVMGHSMGGMVVQRLMADAPTRLKSAVAVTPVPACGAPLDDEGKELFHNAASQDENRLAILNFLTSGRLSESWYRYMVRRSRETTTEAAFHKYMLAWTETDFAEDARGAEVPLLCLVGEYDQAITADAMRQTCLEWYPKATLDVMANSGHFPMMETPVQLITMAETYMKKHC is encoded by the coding sequence CTGCATGGTTGGTGGGGGGATCATTCTGCCTATGCCAACATTTTTCCTTATCTGGACACGGACACATTTTCTTACGTGTTTATGGATTACCGCGGCTATGGAAAATCCCGTTCCATGACGGGCGAACACAGCATAAAGGAGATTGCTCAGGATGTGCTGGCGCTGGCCGATCATCTGGGGTGGCCGAAATTCCATGTCATGGGGCATTCCATGGGCGGCATGGTGGTGCAGCGGCTGATGGCGGATGCGCCGACGCGGCTCAAAAGCGCCGTGGCGGTCACCCCGGTACCGGCGTGTGGCGCGCCGCTGGATGATGAGGGGAAAGAATTGTTTCACAATGCCGCGTCACAGGATGAAAACCGGCTGGCCATTCTTAACTTTCTGACTTCGGGCAGGCTTTCTGAAAGCTGGTATCGATATATGGTCCGCCGGTCGCGCGAGACCACAACGGAGGCGGCTTTTCATAAATATATGCTGGCTTGGACGGAAACCGATTTTGCGGAAGACGCGCGTGGGGCCGAAGTGCCGCTTCTGTGTCTGGTGGGTGAATATGACCAGGCCATTACCGCCGATGCCATGCGGCAGACCTGTCTGGAATGGTACCCGAAGGCCACGTTGGACGTGATGGCGAACAGCGGTCATTTTCCCATGATGGAAACGCCGGTGCAATTGATCACCATGGCCGAAACCTATATGAAAA